In Hahella sp. HNIBRBA332, the genomic window TGGTAAAAACTCGGCTCCGCCCAGTGGAGATGATAAAACATCTCTGATGGTTACAATTCGCGATGAGCCAGGCGCTCTTTACAAGATGCTGGGCGTGTTTCATCGTCAAAATCTGAGCCTGACAAGAATTGATTCACGTCCCGCCCTGAGTGGCGCGCGTCGCTATCACTTCTTTGTGGACTTTATTGGCCATAAAGATCTGCCAGAGGTCGGTGCGGCGATTCAGGAGCTATCCCGGGATGCTCTTGACGTACGATGTCTGGGGTCGTATCCCAAAGGCGTGCTTTAGGCGCGCCGTCCACCGGTATCAGAAGGTTGGCTGTTTTTGTATCTCAGCCCTTAAGGGCGTTTCAATTTATTTTTTACGGACATGGCCGTCAAGCGCGCCTGATTAACAATGTTACAATCCCAAGTTAAATGTTTGGCTGTTGTCGGACTGGGTCTTATCGGCGGTTCGTTCGCTAAAGCTGTGAAACAGCGTTGTTTGGCGGATAAAGTCATTGGTTATGATCGACGCGATACTGAGGCGGCGTTAGCCGTGCGTTTAGGGGTTGTCGATGAGGCGGCCCCGGATCTTGTCACGCTCGCTTCGCGGGCGGATGTTATCGTTTTGGCGGTGCCAGTTGGCGCAGTCGCTCCAGTATTGGAGGAGATGAAGCCAGCTTTGCGAAGCGATCACATTCTCACAGATGTGGGGAGTGTCAAAGGCGAAATAGAAAAAGCCTTTGTATCTGTATTTGGTGAAATGCCAGCGAATGCTGTATTGGGACACCCTATCGCGGGATCTGAAAAGAGTGGCGTTCAGGCTGCCAATAGCGCTTTGTTTGAGAATCATAAAACCATATTGACGCCGGTTCCGGTAACCGACTCTCAAGCGCTGGGAGTCGTGGCTGCGCTGTGGCGCGGCATGGGGGCGGAAGTGCTCTTCATGTCGGTGGCTCACCACGACGAGGTGTTGGCTGCAACCAGTCATCTGCCTCACTTGATCGCTTTTTCGCTGGTCGATACGCTGGCGGGAGCGGATGATAATAAAGAAATATTTCGCTATGCAGCGGGCGGCTTCAGGGATTTTACCCGTATTGCCGCCAGCGATCCGGTGATGTGGCGGGACGTTTACCTGACTAACCGGGATGCGGTGCTGAAAGTGCTGGATGCGTTCGATGCGGATTTAAAAAAGCTGCGCAACGCTATTGCTGATGGGGACGGACAAACGTTACTTGGTGTGTTCACCCGGGCCCGGGCGGCCCGCGAACATTTCACAAAAATGCTTGAAGGAAAGGCTTACGAGACTGATATGGCTAACAATGTGACCTACGTTGCCGGGAAAGGCGGTCCTGTGTGTGGCGAGATACGCGTGCCCGGAGATAAATCGATGTCCCACCGTTCCATCATGTTGGGTTCGCTGGCGGAAGGCGTTACGGAAATAGAAGGTTTTCTGGAAGGGGAGGACGCTTTGGCCACTCTGCAGGCGTTCCGGGATATGGGTGTCGTCATTGAGGGGCCGGATCGTGGTTCAGTAAAAATTAATGGCGTGGGCATGCACGGCCTGAAGCAGCCGCCAGGGCCGCTGTATTTGGGTAACTCCGGAACTTCCATGCGATTGCTTGCTGGCTTGTTGAGCGGGCAGTCGTTCGATGTTGAGTTGACGGGCGATGAGTCCTTGTCCAAACGACCTATGGAGCGCGTTGCAAAGCCATTGCGGGAAATGGGTGCGGAGATTTCCACTTCTGAAGGCGGACGCCCTCCTGTCAAAATTAAAGGCGGCTCCAAGCTTCACGGTATTCATTACGACATGCCTGTCGCTAGCGCCCAGGTTAAGTCCAGTCTGGTTCTTGCGGGTCTTTATGCCGATGGTGAAACCTCGGTGACGGAGCCGGCGCCCACTCGTGATCATAGCGAGCGAATGCTACGTGGTTTTGGTTATCCTGTAGATGTAAATGGCTCCAGGGTGACGATTGAGGGCGGTCATAAGCTGAACGCTACCAAAATCGATGTCCCTTCTGATATCTCTTCTGCGGCGTTTTTCCTGGTTGCAGCCAGCATTACTCCGGGATCGGATTTGATCTTGCGCCATGTCGGCGTCAATCCGACTCGGGTTGGAGTTATTAGTATTCTTAAAATGATGGGCGCCGATATTGAGCTGTCCAATCACAAAGAAGTGGGTGGCGAGCCGGTGGCTGACATCCGTGTGCGCTATGCTCCCTTGAAAGGAATTCGTATTCCCGAGGATCAAGTGCCTTTGGCGATTGATGAATTTCCGGTCCTGTTTATCGCCGCCGTGTGCGCTGAGGGTGAAACTGTGCTGAGTGGCGCAGAAGAGCTGCGGGTCAAGGAAAGCGACCGTATTCAAGCTATGGCGGATGGTCTGGCGGCGCTGGGAGTCAGCAGCGAAGTGAAAGAGGACGGTATTGTGTTGCGCGGCGCGGAAATCGGCGGCGGCGCTGTGGATAGTCATGGAGATCATCGTATAGCCATGGCTTTTGCTGTGGCGTCTTTAAGAGCTACCGGCGCTATTGTCATTAAAGATTGCGCCAACGTCGCCACGTCATTCCCGGGCTTCACTACTCTTGCAAATGAGGTTGGCTTTAATCTTCGGATTGAGGAGACGGCATGAAGGTGAGTTCCGGCATTCCAGTCATCACCCTCGATGGTCCCTCCGGCTCAGGCAAAGGGACCATCGCGCAGCTTACAGCGCGGGCGTTGGGATGGAATATTTTGGACTCCGGCGCACTGTATCGGCTGACCGCCTTGAGCGCTGAGCGGCAAGGTGTTGATTTGGCGGATGAGGGCGCTGTTGCGAAAGTCGCTGAAACCTTGGATGTGCGTTTTGAAGCGGGCACTCCCGGTCAACCGGTGTCCGTTATTTTAATGGGCGACGACGTGACTCTGGAAATCAGAACGGAAACCTGCGGCGCTATGGCTTCTCGGGTGGCTGCGTATCCTTTGGTGCGCGCCGCTTTGTTGCAGCGGCAGCGGGATTTTCAGTCTGCTCCGGGGTTGGTGGCGGACGGGCGCGACATGGGGACGGTCGTGTTTCCTGACGCTCCATGTAAGATATTTATGACCGCGAGCGCCGAAGTAAGGGCGCGGCGAAGATATGATCAGTTGAAGCAGCAAGGCGAGAGTGTTAAAATTTCGCACCTTTTAAATGAGATAAAGGAACGCGATGAGCGCGACATGAATCGGTCAAACGCTCCTCTGCGACCTGCGGATGACGCCGTAGTCCTTGATACTTCTGACTTTTCGGTGGATGAGGTGTTGGAGAAAGTACTCCAGATCTGGTCTTCCCGTCAATCCTGAGTGTCCATCACTACGGTAAATTAATTAACCGGTGATCTTTTTTCGGGAGTATGCCAGTAATGCCCGGAATAAGATTTTAATCGAACAGACCGTGCTTGCTGGCCGCGCGGATGAAAATGTTCAACAGGAAACACAATGAGCGAGAGCTTTGCTGAGCTTTTTGAAGAAAGTTTAAAACAAATTGATATGAAACCCGGCTCTATCGTTAAGGGCGTAGTGGTTGATATCGATGAAGACTGGGTTACTGTAAACGCAGGCCTTAAGTCCGAGGGTGTAATCCCTGTAGCACAGTTCCTGAACGAGAAAGGGGAGCTGAATCTGCAAGTCGGCGACGAAGTTGAGGTTGCTCTCGACGCAGTTGAAGACGGCTTTGGCGAAACCCGCCTGTCTCGCGAAAAAGCGAAGCGTGCGGAAGCCTGGAAAGATCTTGAAAAAGCTTTCGAAGCAAACGAAGTTGTTAACGGCGTTATCAACGGCAAGGTCAAAGGTGGTTTCACTGTTGAACTGGGCGGCATTCGCGCGTTCCTTCCTGGTTCCTTGGTAGATGTGCGTCCGATTCGCGACACTGCGCATCTGGAAGGAAAGGATCTCGAATTCAAAGTTATCAAGCTGGATCAAAAGCGTAACAACGTAGTTGTTTCACGCCGTGCGGTTCTGGAAGCGGAAAACAGTGCTGAGCGTGACGCTCTGCTGCAAACTCTGCAGGAAGGTATGGAAGTCAAAGGTATCGTTAAGAACCTGACTGACTACGGCGCGTTCGTTGATCTGGGTGGTGTTGACGGTCTGTTGCACATCACTGACATGGCTTGGAAGCGTATCAAGCATCCTAGCGAAATCGTTAACGTTGGCGACGAAATCACCGTTAAGGTGTTGAAGTTCGATCGTGAACGTAATCGCGTATCTCTGGGTCTGAAGCAACTGGGCGAAGATCCATGGGTTGCTATCAAAGAGCGTTATCCAGAGAACACTCGCGTTACTGCGCGCGTTACCAATCTGACTGACTATGGCTGTTTTGCTGAGTTGGAAGAGGGTGTTGAAGGTCTTGTTCACGTTTCAGAAATGGATTGGACCAACAAGAACATTCACCCATCCAAAGTTGTTCAACTGGGCGACGAGCTGGAAGTGATGGTTCTGGATATCGACGAAGAGCGTCGTCGTATCTCTCTGGGTATCAAGCAGTGTCATGCTAATCCTTGGGAAGAGTTCTCCGGCAAGTTCAACAAGGGTGACCGCATCTCCGGTAAGATCAAGTCCATTACCGACTTCGGTATCTTCCTTGGTCTGGAAGGCGGCATCGATGGTCTGGTTCACTTGTCCGACATCTCCTGGAACGAGCCAGGCGAAGAAGCTGTTCGCAAGTACAAGAAGGGCGACGACCTGGAGACTGTAATCCTGTCTATCGATCCTGAGCGTGAGCGTATCTCTCTGGGTATCAAGCAGTTGGAAAGCGATCCGTTTGCTGAGTTCACTCAGCTGAACGAGAAAGGCTCTATCGTTACTGGTACTGTTAAGTCCGTTGACGCCAAGGCTGCTGTGATTGCTCTGAACGATGATGTTGAAGCAACTCTGAAAGCGTCTGAAATCAGTCGCGATAAAGTTGAAGACGCTCGCAACGTGCTGAAAGAAGGCGACGAAGTTGAAGCGAAAATCATCAGCGTTGACCGTAAAAACCGCGTGATCAACCTTTCCATTAAGTCTAAGGACATTGATGAAGAGAAGCAGGCGATTCGCGACGTCAAAGAGAAGCAAACTGAAGCTCAAGGTCCGACCACTATCGGTGATCTGATCAAAGAGCAATTGCAGCAGCAACAGTAATTTCTCTTAGATATATTCTCTAAAAAAACGGGCTATATGCCCGTTTTTTTTGTGTTTTTTTAAATCTTTAACTACACTTCTGACGAAGGCTACGATAAGGAAGCTTCTATGACCAAATCAGAGTTAGTCGAGATTATTGCGCAAAAACAACCACAACTTTCGATAAAAGACGTTGAGCTCGCGGTTAAAACGATCATAGAGTACATGTCACAATCTCTGTCCCAGGGGCAGCGTATAGAAATACGGGGATTCGGCAGTTTCAGTCTCCACTATCGCGCTCCACGGGTAGGGCGTAATCCCAAAACAGGTGAGACTGTCCATCTTCCTGCGAAGTATGTACCGCACTTCAAGCCTGGTAAGGAATTGAGAGATGAGGTTAACGCAAGTCTCAAAGCCGGATATTGATCGCCGGCGTCAAACCGCTAATTAATTGTAAGTGCACGTTTTTCTATGCCTGACATCAAATCCAGGTATGGTAAGATAGTGCACCCAATTAGACCGGTTCGGGTGCGCTAATGTCCAAGCTAAAAAAAATCTTTTTGCTATGCCTTATCATCCTGATGGTGTTTGTTGGTGTAGTCTTTGTGTTGCTTAATAATTCCAAGCTAGAGCTAGACCTCCTTTTCTATCATACGGGGCCTGTGAACGTTTCCATTCTAATCGGTTTGGCGTTTGCTGTAGGGTTTCTATTGGGGATGGCGGTAACTAGCCTGACCGTTCTAAAGTTGAAGATTTTCGGTAAAAGAGGGCGCGATCGCGCCATAAAGTCATCTACGCAGGTTGTCGCCAGCAAATCATAAGGGCTTATGGAATACCTTGGCCAATTGTTGTTAATTGCCGTCGCAATAGGCATCGGTTGGCTGATCTGTTTCATTCAGGGGCGAGTTGGTCAGACTGCCAGAGCCATCAAGCGGGGCGGCGAATATCCAAAGTCCTTGCAATACCTTTTTGAAGCGTACGATGCGCCGACTCTGGACTCTTTTGTTCAGGAGTTGGAGATAAATCAGCATACGGTTCAGCTTCACCTCTCAATCGCCAACTTCTTTCGTCGCAAAGGCGAAATCGAAAAAGCGACGGCGATCCATCAGAATCTTCTTTCGCACCCAGACGCCAGAATCAAGCACGGCGAGCAGCTTACCTATGAGCTGGCTCAGGACTATATGTTTGTCGGTTTATATGACAGGGCTGAAGCTCTTTTTATTGAGCTAACGGCGTCCCGGCAGTGGCGGAAGTTGAGTACTGAGTGCCTTCTTGAAATTTATGAGCACGAAAAGGAGTGGGGGGTTGCGCGTGAGCGCGCTTTGACGTTAGACGTTAAGCGGGATCGAGATGTGCAGGTGCGATTGGCTCAATACTGTTGTGAGATGGCTGAGCGAAGTATGCGGCGTAAGGAATATTCGGACGCAACGCGTCATCTTCGAGAAGCGCTGATGTACGATAAGTTTTGCGCGAGGGCGAGTATTCAAGTGGCCCAGGTTTGCGTCGCCACGGAGCAGTATCCCGAAGCGCTCGCGGAATTGAAGCGCATTGAGCAGCAGAATCCGGTATTTCTCTCGGAAGTGGTTGGGCTGGTGAAAGAGATATGCGAAAAGCTTAATGAGCGGGAGCGACTGCTGAAAATACTCCAAAGAATGTGGGAGCTGCAGCCGTCAGCGAAAATAATGATTGCGCTTTCCGGCGCACTCAATGAAAACGAGAATACGGAAGAAGCGATAGAGTTCCTTTTGGGGCAATTGAATGCTCATCCGACACTTGGTGGTGTGAAAGCGTTATTGGTGTTGTTGGCTCCTCATGCGGACCCGGAGCCCAAGCGCTGGATTATGATTGTGAAAGGGGTGTTGGAGACGCTTCTCGAGAAGAACCACTCCTATTTATGTGAAAGTTGCGGCTTTTCAGGGCGTCATGTGCACTGGCAGTGCCCAAGTTGCAAAAAATGGGGTGTGGTGAAGCCGTTGCCTTGGGTTTAGGTTTGATGCGGCTGTTGGTTGGATAATGGTAATAAGTGACGTGAGAGAAAGGTGAGACGATGTTAAGTGGACCAAGAGTCGTAGTGGCTTTGGACTTTTCTGATAGAAAACAGCTTGATGAGTTTGTCGCCAAGCTTGATCCAGGTTTATGTCGGCTTAAGGTTGGCAAAGAGCTGTTTACAACTTTTGGGCCCGCCATAGTTGAACAGCTGCAGGCGCGTGGCTTTGAGGTATTTTTAGACCTTAAGTTTCATGATATTCCCAATACAACGGCGCAGGCGGTGAAAGCGGCGGCCAGTTTGGGGGTGTGGATGGTGAATGTACATGCGTCCGGTGGTAGAAGAATGATGGAGGCGTGTCGAGAAGTGTTAGAGCAAGGATCTTGTGCGCCGTTGCTGATTGCTGTCACGATGCTAACTAGCTTGAGCGATGAGGAGATCGTCGAGATAGGGTTTCCCTGTTCAGCTCAAGAGATGGTTGGCAGGCTTGCGGCCTTGGCGCAAAGGAGCGGAATGGATGGCGTAGTGTGTTCTGCTCAAGAGGCGCCATTGTTGCGTCGTGCGCACGGTGAGAAATTTCGTTTGGTGACGCCGGGTATCAGGCCTGCGACGGCTGCGGCGGACGATCAAACGCGTATTGTCACTCCGGCTCAGGCGATTATTGGTGGAAGCTCGTATTTGGTCGTGGGAAGGCCTATTACTCGAGCGCTGAATCCTTTGGATGCTTTGCAGCAGATCGTCAGAGAGATTGAGTCGGTCTAATTGTGGAATGAGTTGTAGGTGGGCGAGGAGGTGTTCTTCTCGTCGGCCGACGGCATGTAGAAAAAGTGGGCTAAATGCAGGTAATAAAAAAGGCTGGAAAAACCAGCCTTTTTAAATTTGGCTCCCCGAGCTGGACTCGAACCAGCGACCCAATGATTAACAGTCATTTGCTCTACCAACTGAGCTATCAGGGAATGAAACCGTTAGTGGCGCGTATAATAATGACCTTTAATTTAAAGGTCAACACCTCGAAAGCGGTTTTTCTTCAGTGTTTTCAGCAAATAAAAAGCCCGCTGAACTGCGGGCTTTTTAACGTTTTTGAAGACTGCCTTAAGCGTTTATTTGATCGCTTTAGCGATGCGCTCCATAGCCTGTTCCAGATTTTGCATACTGGTGGCGAAGGAGATGCGCAAATGCCCGGGCGCGCCAAAAGCGGAGCCAGGAACCAGCGCGACGCCAGCTTCGGTCAGCAGATACTCCGCCAGGTCCAAGTCGTTGTAGATATTTTCCATGCGGTCAATAACGCCTTGGAACCCTGGGAATGCGTAAAAGGTCCCGTCCACGGGCAGACAGGTTACGCCGGCCATGTCGTTAAAAGCTTTAACGACAAAGTCGTGGCGTTTCTTGAACTCTTTTACCATTTCTCCAATGCATTCCTGTGGGCCATTCAGCGCGGCTGCGGCT contains:
- a CDS encoding bifunctional prephenate dehydrogenase/3-phosphoshikimate 1-carboxyvinyltransferase; this translates as MLQSQVKCLAVVGLGLIGGSFAKAVKQRCLADKVIGYDRRDTEAALAVRLGVVDEAAPDLVTLASRADVIVLAVPVGAVAPVLEEMKPALRSDHILTDVGSVKGEIEKAFVSVFGEMPANAVLGHPIAGSEKSGVQAANSALFENHKTILTPVPVTDSQALGVVAALWRGMGAEVLFMSVAHHDEVLAATSHLPHLIAFSLVDTLAGADDNKEIFRYAAGGFRDFTRIAASDPVMWRDVYLTNRDAVLKVLDAFDADLKKLRNAIADGDGQTLLGVFTRARAAREHFTKMLEGKAYETDMANNVTYVAGKGGPVCGEIRVPGDKSMSHRSIMLGSLAEGVTEIEGFLEGEDALATLQAFRDMGVVIEGPDRGSVKINGVGMHGLKQPPGPLYLGNSGTSMRLLAGLLSGQSFDVELTGDESLSKRPMERVAKPLREMGAEISTSEGGRPPVKIKGGSKLHGIHYDMPVASAQVKSSLVLAGLYADGETSVTEPAPTRDHSERMLRGFGYPVDVNGSRVTIEGGHKLNATKIDVPSDISSAAFFLVAASITPGSDLILRHVGVNPTRVGVISILKMMGADIELSNHKEVGGEPVADIRVRYAPLKGIRIPEDQVPLAIDEFPVLFIAAVCAEGETVLSGAEELRVKESDRIQAMADGLAALGVSSEVKEDGIVLRGAEIGGGAVDSHGDHRIAMAFAVASLRATGAIVIKDCANVATSFPGFTTLANEVGFNLRIEETA
- the cmk gene encoding (d)CMP kinase, with protein sequence MKVSSGIPVITLDGPSGSGKGTIAQLTARALGWNILDSGALYRLTALSAERQGVDLADEGAVAKVAETLDVRFEAGTPGQPVSVILMGDDVTLEIRTETCGAMASRVAAYPLVRAALLQRQRDFQSAPGLVADGRDMGTVVFPDAPCKIFMTASAEVRARRRYDQLKQQGESVKISHLLNEIKERDERDMNRSNAPLRPADDAVVLDTSDFSVDEVLEKVLQIWSSRQS
- the rpsA gene encoding 30S ribosomal protein S1, which produces MSESFAELFEESLKQIDMKPGSIVKGVVVDIDEDWVTVNAGLKSEGVIPVAQFLNEKGELNLQVGDEVEVALDAVEDGFGETRLSREKAKRAEAWKDLEKAFEANEVVNGVINGKVKGGFTVELGGIRAFLPGSLVDVRPIRDTAHLEGKDLEFKVIKLDQKRNNVVVSRRAVLEAENSAERDALLQTLQEGMEVKGIVKNLTDYGAFVDLGGVDGLLHITDMAWKRIKHPSEIVNVGDEITVKVLKFDRERNRVSLGLKQLGEDPWVAIKERYPENTRVTARVTNLTDYGCFAELEEGVEGLVHVSEMDWTNKNIHPSKVVQLGDELEVMVLDIDEERRRISLGIKQCHANPWEEFSGKFNKGDRISGKIKSITDFGIFLGLEGGIDGLVHLSDISWNEPGEEAVRKYKKGDDLETVILSIDPERERISLGIKQLESDPFAEFTQLNEKGSIVTGTVKSVDAKAAVIALNDDVEATLKASEISRDKVEDARNVLKEGDEVEAKIISVDRKNRVINLSIKSKDIDEEKQAIRDVKEKQTEAQGPTTIGDLIKEQLQQQQ
- a CDS encoding integration host factor subunit beta translates to MTKSELVEIIAQKQPQLSIKDVELAVKTIIEYMSQSLSQGQRIEIRGFGSFSLHYRAPRVGRNPKTGETVHLPAKYVPHFKPGKELRDEVNASLKAGY
- the lapB gene encoding lipopolysaccharide assembly protein LapB, whose amino-acid sequence is MEYLGQLLLIAVAIGIGWLICFIQGRVGQTARAIKRGGEYPKSLQYLFEAYDAPTLDSFVQELEINQHTVQLHLSIANFFRRKGEIEKATAIHQNLLSHPDARIKHGEQLTYELAQDYMFVGLYDRAEALFIELTASRQWRKLSTECLLEIYEHEKEWGVARERALTLDVKRDRDVQVRLAQYCCEMAERSMRRKEYSDATRHLREALMYDKFCARASIQVAQVCVATEQYPEALAELKRIEQQNPVFLSEVVGLVKEICEKLNERERLLKILQRMWELQPSAKIMIALSGALNENENTEEAIEFLLGQLNAHPTLGGVKALLVLLAPHADPEPKRWIMIVKGVLETLLEKNHSYLCESCGFSGRHVHWQCPSCKKWGVVKPLPWV
- the pyrF gene encoding orotidine-5'-phosphate decarboxylase, which translates into the protein MLSGPRVVVALDFSDRKQLDEFVAKLDPGLCRLKVGKELFTTFGPAIVEQLQARGFEVFLDLKFHDIPNTTAQAVKAAASLGVWMVNVHASGGRRMMEACREVLEQGSCAPLLIAVTMLTSLSDEEIVEIGFPCSAQEMVGRLAALAQRSGMDGVVCSAQEAPLLRRAHGEKFRLVTPGIRPATAAADDQTRIVTPAQAIIGGSSYLVVGRPITRALNPLDALQQIVREIESV